A region from the Gossypium hirsutum isolate 1008001.06 chromosome A08, Gossypium_hirsutum_v2.1, whole genome shotgun sequence genome encodes:
- the LOC107893805 gene encoding uncharacterized protein, with the protein MLLAPCCIAVQLSTASEIYHGDEICQEKSKFLLEEMGMPRGLLPLKGIEECGYVKDTGFVWLKQKKSITHKFDKIGKLVSYATEVTAVVEKNKIKKLTGVKTKELLVWITLSDIYVDDPPTGNITFKTPAGLFRTFPVSAFEIEGEVNGAVKDKKEEKDNVKPAAVEAVKEV; encoded by the coding sequence atgcttctggctccatgttgcattgcagttcAGCTTTCAACAGCTTCAGAAATTTACCATGGAGATGAGATATGTCAAGAGAAATCAAAGTTTCTGCTGGAGGAAATGGGCATGCCCAGAGGACTTTTGCCCCTCAAAGGCATTGAAGAATGTGGGTATGTGAAGGACACTGGTTTCGTGTGGCTGAAACAAAAGAAGAGCATAACCCACAAGTTTGACAAGATTGGTAAGCTTGTTTCCTATGCAACTGAAGTCACAGCTGTGGTTGAGAAAAACAAGATCAAGAAGCTCACTGGGGTGAAGACCAAAGAGCTTCTGGTTTGGATCACACTCAGTGATATCTATGTTGATGATCCACCAACTGGGAATATCACTTTCAAGACACCTGCTGGGCTGTTCAGAACTTTCCCTGTATCAGCGTTTGAGATTGAAGGTGAAGTTAACGGTGCTGTTAAggacaagaaagaagaaaaggataATGTGAAGCCTGCTGCTGTGGAAGCAGTGAAAGAGGTCTAG
- the LOC107893785 gene encoding uncharacterized protein: protein MCDGWTNSLNQMHIINFLVYCSKGTIFWKSVDVSSVRSRDAEFYYRLLDSVVEEIGENYIVQIVTDNEAAMKAAGKKLMLKRQHLYWTSCAAHCLDLCLEDIGKKPSVAKVLDEAKKVTCFIYNHIWTVDLMKKYTQGKQILRPALTRFATHFIQLEEITRQKQGLREMFNSKEFKESKWGKQKSGPAYEAKKIVLGKDFWKKANDLIKVYEPLVRVLRLVDSDEKPTMGFIYESIDRAKRAIQQNCRYFTEYEKIIDNRWNFMHSDLHSAGYFLNPQFQFGVEHSENVLIETLEGTRSVIERLEPSMDTQVRMVNQLLLFRDKHETFGTPQAQRAWKQMNPAEWWMIYGTCVPELQKLAIKVLSQTTSASNCERNWSTFSYIHTKARNRLKYKKLEKLVFTYYNMRLKMRHQQRMSTDDINVSFNPISLDYIFEDVDPLSEWLHEKENPLLDGENAGVLPVDTSDDEMDVDQSQQQILSHSSSSSTPSQSGDGPDGGGLSPIDEDDGYSGDRGEIRSSSQYGGEYEGGTTGGHFRDRSEFDGNMFPEPRRDRSEPRAPSKGKGKKHTSIGSSSGSGRRSSSSNLGYSDSSTSTQGFYPPEQPSHGYPQPYGYYPPFPNYGVPYQPQMYPPPPMYHPPPPFMYPPPQIYPPYQLNENQGENVAFFGYIFGQRPRESSQERSQSEGEGFDLPRHSTNW from the exons ATGTGTGATGGTTGGACCAACAGTTTGAATCAAATGCACATCATTAATTTCCTTGTTTATTGCAGTAAAGGAACCATTTTTTGGAAATCGGTAGATGTCTCAAGTGTCCGTAGTAGAGATGCTGAATTCTACTACCGTTTGTTAGATTCAGTTGTAgaagaaattggagaaaattacatTGTCCAAATAGTGACTGATAATGAGGCAGCAATGAAAGCTGCTGGAAAAAAGTTAATGTTGAAAAGACAACATCTATATTGGACCTCATGTGCAGCTCACTGTTTAGATTTATGCCTTGAAGATATTGGGAAAAAGCCCAGTGTAGCAAAAGTGTTAGATGAGGCAAAGAAAGTGACTTGCTTTATATACAATCACATTTGGACTGTTGATTTGATGAAGAAGTATACACAAGGGAAACAAATACTTCGACCCGCTCTTACTCGATTTGcaactcatttcattcaacttgaagagataacaagacaaaagcaaggtttgagagaaatgtttaattcaaag gaatttaaagaatcaaaatgggGAAAGCAAAAGTCAGGGCCTGCTTATGaagccaaaaaaattgttttgggaaaagatttttggaaaaaagCCAATGACCTCATAAAAGTTTATGAGCCCTTAGTAAGAGTATTGAGACTTGTGGATAGCGATGAAAAACCAACGATGGGCTTTATTTATGAGTCTATTGATAGGGCTAAACGAGCAATTCAACAAAATTGTCGATATTTCACAGAGTATGAAAAGATTATTGAcaatagatggaattttatgcATTCCGACTTGCATTCAGCTG gttattttctcaACCCTCAATTTCAATTTGGGGTGGAGCATTCTGAGAATGTATTAATAGAAACATTAGAAGGTACACGATcagtaattgaaagattagaacCTTCTATGGATACTCAAGTCAGAATGGTTAATCAG ttgttattatttagagataaacatgagacattcggtactccacaagcacaaagagcttggaagcaaatgaatccgg cTGAGTGGTGGATGATATATGGCACATGTGTTCCcgaattacaaaaattagcaattaaagtgCTTAGTCAAACAACTTCAGCATCAAATTGCGAACGAAATTGGAGCACATTTAGTTATATTCACACCAAGGCAAGAAATAGGTTAAagtataaaaaacttgaaaaactagTGTTTACCTATTATAATATGAGGCTTAAGATGAGGCATCAACAAAGAATGAGCactgatgatataaatgttaGTTTTAATCCTATCAGCCTTGATTATATCTTTGAAGATGTTGATCCACTATCAGAATGGCTTCATGAGAAAGAGAATCCATTGTTAGATGGTGAAAATGCCGGTGTGTTGCCTGTGGATACCTCTGAtgatgaaatggatgttgatCAATCGCAACAACAAATTTTGTCTCATTCAAGTTCTAGTTCAACTCCAAGTCAGAGTGGCGATGGACCCGATGGTGGTGGTTTAAGTCCAATTGATGAGGATGACGGATATAGTGGTGATAGAGGTGAAATTAGGTCTTCTAGTCAGTATGGAGGAGAATATGAGGGTGGTACCACTGGTGGACATTTTCGTGACAGATCAGAGTTTGATGGAAATATGTTTCCTGAACCTAGGAGAGATAGAAGTGAACCTAGAGCTCCATCAAAGGGAAAAGGCAAGAAGCATACTTCTATAGGCTCTTCATCTGGTAGTGGTAGGAGATCGAGTTCTAGTAACCTTGGGTATAGTGATTCATCTACTAGCACTCAAGGTTTTTATCCACCAGAACAACCTTCACATGGTTATCCACAACCATATGgttattatccaccatttcctaATTATGGTGTGCCATACCAGCCTCAAATGTATCCTCCTCCACCAATGTATCACCCACCTCCACCTTTCATGTATCCTCCTCCTCAAATATATCCTCCATATCAATTGAATGAAAACCAAGGTGAAAATGTTGCtttttttggatatatttttggaCAAAGGCCAAGAGAATCAAGTCAAGAACGCTCCCAAAGTGAAGGTGAAGGATTTGATCTTCCTCGTCATTCCACTAATTGGTGA